A segment of the Thermoplasmata archaeon genome:
AACCACCAGCGACTACCGTGTTGCTAGAATCCTCAAAGTCACCAATTGCAAGGAGGAAAAACGTGATCCATAGCAGCAAGAATACTGTCCATAATGTCCAGTTAGTCTTGAACGATGCGATCCACATGTAGAATGTGAACACTCCAAACATTGTCAGAAATATTGCCACTGCATCGCTTTCCGTTGAACCACTGCCTATGCTCAGTATCCCTGCTCCAAGAGTCCACAGAAGCAATGCATAAGCAATCCAGAAGGCACCGTATGTAGAGAACGCCACGTAGCCAAACGTGTTGCCAGACTTCATTTCCCACATTCCGGCAAATATCTGTGCCATGCCACCATATGCAAAAGCAATTGGAACTACAATTCCTACGCCAGCCGCAGGTAAAATCTTTGCATTATATAGGCTCAATATTATTGTGGTCAGAGCAAATCCTGCCAATCCTAACGGAGCTGGATTTGCAAGCTCTTTTTCAGCCATTATGTCACCTCTTTTTTAAATGATTCTATTGCAGATTTTATCTCGTCTAGTGATGCTCCATCTTCCAGTGTCGTTATATCGCCTGGTAGATTGTTTAGATACACTGCTTTAACTACTCTTCTCATAATCTTTCCGCTCCTTGTTTTAGGCAATAACTTTACTGGATGTATCTCTTCAGGTACCATTATTGGCCCTAATCTCTCTCGGATCTGTAACTTAATTTCATTAACTATGTTGGGTGTAAAGTCTGCACCGCTTTTCAAAGTTACAAATGCCACTATTGCATCACCTTTTACCTCATCTGGTTTGCCGAATACTGCAGCTTCAGCAATATTACTGATTCCCACAAGTGCATCTTCTATCTCTATCGTGCCTATTCTGTGACCTGACACTTTCAAGACCTCGTCAGCTCTGCCTAATAACCAGAAATATCCATCTTCATCTTTCATTGCATAGTCTCCAGTCATATACATTCCCGGGAACTTTGAAAAATAGACATTTTTAAAACGTTCTGGATCTTTATTAATTGTCAACATTAGCCCTGGCCATGGCTTTTTAAACACCAGATACCCTTTAGATCCTGTTGGAACCTCTTTGCCATTCTCATCCAGTATTACAGGATCTATCCCAGGCATAGGATACGTAGCTGAACCAGATTTTAAAGACTCGAAACCAAACGCTAATGCAGGAGATATGACAAAACCGCCAGTCTCTGTTTGCCAATATGTATCTACTATTGGGCACTTTGATTTTCCTATCACATTATAATACCATTGCCATGCTGCCGGATTAATCGGTTCACCTACAGTTCCTAAAACTCGTAATGAATCTAAGTTATGTCTAAGAGGGTAGTTATCACCAAATTTCATGAGCATTCTCAGAGCTGTTGGAGTAGTGTAAAGTATGTTTACTTTGTATTTTTCAATTATTGCCCACATTCGATCAGGTTCGGGAAAGTCTATTGCACCTTCGTACATAATTGAGGTCAATCCAAGAATAAGCGGTGCAAATACAATATAGCTATGCCCTGTGACCCATCCTATATCTGCAGCACACCACCATCTATCGTCAGGTTTTGGATCAAAAGCCCATCTAAGAGTATTTGCAACGTATACCGCATACCCACCTGTACTGTGTATAGCTCCTTTTGGTTTTCCTGTGGTTCCTGAGGTGTAGAGTATGTATAAAGGATCATTAGAGTCCATCTCTTCTGGAGTTACCTTGGCATTGATATTGTTTGCTACATCGTTCCACCAATAATCTCTTCCTTCTACTATGTTAATATCCTTGCCAGTTCTCTTCACAACGATCACTTGTTGAATGGTAGACGTAAATGTTAGTGCCTCATCTACAATTTTCTTCAATTCTATGATCTTTCCACGTCTGTATCCACCATCTGCTGTTATCACAAGTTTCGCACCTGAGTCTTTTATCCTGTCTGCTATCGCCTGCGCTCCGAATCCTGAATATACTACTGAAAAAGTTACACCGATTCTGGCAGCGGCAAGCATCGCCACTGGCAGCTCCAAGATCATTGGCAGATATATGAGAATCACATCTCCTCTTTTTAGGCCCATGTCTAACAGAGCTCTAGCAAACGTGTTTACTCTATGGTATAGCCCTTCATAAGTAACTATTTGTTCTGATCCGTCTTCTGCAATCCATATAAATGCAGCGACATTTCTTTTTCCGCTATTTACATGTCTGTCCAGGGCATTGTAAGTAATGTTCAATTTTCCGCCAGTAAACCATTTGTAAAATGGTGGATTAGAATCATCTAAGACTTTGTCCCATTTTTTATACCAGTTTATAATTTGAGCTGCATCGCTCCAGAATTCCTCTGGATTTTCCATAGATTTTTTTATCACTGAACGATAACGCTCGGAGGATGGAGTATGTATCTGATCTGTAGGTAATGTTTCATTTTCTTTTGTTTTATCCTCTTTTTTTATTTCGTTTTTCATAAAATTAACTATCCAATTATGTTATTAAAAAGTTTCCGATACAAATACCGAACACAAGATAAAATATATTCGTCATTTGTTATATATAAATATTATTTTTATCCCTTCTATACTTATTAAAAAATTGTTTTAATTTTTTAATATTATTGAAAAAAAATTTAACATATTAGATTCTATAAAATAGAAATATTAAAGTATTAAAAATTCTTTTATTTACACGTGAATCCAAACGTTATTAAAGAATTCGAAAATTACTATAAAAATTTAAAGGTGCATCTACCTCCCAGATTTACAGCAAGAGAGTTCGGGTTCATGTTTTTTGACAAAGATTATGTTTCTAGACACATCAAGTTTAGCAGAGAGGTTGAAGTTAGAGATTTTTTGATAACGAGGGTTCCCTCGCATGCTTATTATTCCACTGCTTATTACAAGGTGCCTGACGCAAACAGCATGGATGAAAAACTATGGCTCGGCGCAGACCTTGTTTTTGATCTTGATGCTGACCATGTTCCTTCTGCAAAAGACAAAACATATGAACAGATGCTGGAGAACATAAAAGAAGAACTGAAAAAGCTTGTCAATAATTTTCTTATCTCTGATTTTGGATTGAATGAAAATGCAATAAATATTTTTTTTTCAGGTGGTAGGGGATATCATGTTCATATCAGAAAAGATGATTTTATATCTTTAAAAAGCAAGGAGCGAAGGGAAATTGTCTCATATATACGTGGAAGTGGACTAACGAGATCTGACCTGTTTTCAGAGCATGTTAAAAATAAAAAGGGAGAAAAAAGCATTTCTTTTGTTTCCATGTCTGAATACGGCTGGAGCGGTAAATTTGCAAAACAATCCAGAGAATATCTTAAATCTCTTCTGTCAGATTATGAATCTGGAAATATAGAAAAAATAAAAGATCAGATTTCTGAACACCCGGAAATTTCAGACCCGGCAGTTAAGGAACTGTTTGAAGACAATGGAAAAAAAGTAAAAATGATCTTGAATACTGGCTCATTTGATGTCTTAAGCTACAAGACTGCAAAATTTTTATCGGACCTGCTGGAAACAAAAGTGTTTGCTAGCATGAAAGGCGAGATAGACGAACCGGTCACTACTGATATACACAGGCTTATAAGATTGCCAGGCTCATTGCACGGAAAGACTGGATTTGTGGTAACTGCTGTTAAATATAAAGATTTAGATAGCTTTGAGCCGCTTGTCGATGCTATAGCACCCGTTTTCATAAACAGATATATGAAAATCAGGATGTTACAGCCTTTGCAAATCAAGATTAATGATGAAAATTTTGATCTTAAAGAATCTGAGATAATCGATGCACCTGTATACCTTGCAGTATTCTGTGCTTTAAGAAACATTGCAGAAATTGTTTAAAAAAGAAATATTTTTAAGCTTTGCTCTTATAAATCGATCTAAGTATCTCAATCTTATTTTGTTCTTATTTGTTCGGTCATTCTAGAGAATTCGCGAGATTGTTTAGCTGTTCCTGCCGTACTTTTATCTATGGCATTGGCAATTCCCTGCACTTTCTCCAGTGGAACTGTGGCAAACATTATATTCTTGTCAAATCCCGCCATTCTTCTTGCGCTTATGTCACCAGCAGTAACGTTGAAGTTACCTGACACAAGTGGGTAAGTTATGCTGCTCCAGCAAAGCGAACCTCTCATCTCGAACGAAGGAGTCTTTCCATCCCAGAACTGAGCCAGTGTGACAAGCCTTGAAACCTGCTCTGCGTTCACGAGAAAGATTATTAAATCGGGCACAAAGACGGCTTTGGTAACCGGATACAGATATACCTTGCGGGCGATGCCGAGAGGCGGTTTAGCAATTTTCTCAGATTCAATAAATGACCTTGTCGCAGTTTTGACATCGCACCAGAGCTTTTCACCTTCAACAAGCATCTTGAGTGGCACTTCTCTTCTTTCAGAAAGTCCAAGATGAGATTTTCCACCGGGGCAAGAACAGGTTTCTGATGAGAGCATTATCACTTTGCCATTAGTAGCCTCTAAGATGCCACCACACACTGCATATTTGCCCTCATCTAACGTAGTTGCAGGAGGCTCATCCGTGTACTTTACACCTACCGCTTCTTTGTCTATGCCCAGCGCAGCTCTTATTTTTTCAACCGACTCCACAACATTCTTAGAAATAACAAGAAAATCTTCACTAACCATATTACAATAATATCTGAAAACATTATTAAATTTTACTTTATTTTTCCATGTTTACAATTTTACATTTCAAAATCATAAAAAATATGTTTTTTAAAGCATTTTTGCACCGTTTTTTGTTGATTTTTTTATAGCTTACGCTACGATCCCAGTTTTTTCAACGATAAAAGAATGAATAGCATATTTGCTAACTATTAACTCTTCCAATATTAAAACCGATATAGTAGAGACCGACTGCAAAGGTTATCAAAGCGGAAATTGCGCTCATTGCCATGCCTATGGAATACCCAAAGAACTGACCTGACATCAGGAAAAGTATCCCATTAATTATTGCACCTATTACAGAACTGGTAGCGACTATGGATATTACCTTTAATGAAAGGTAATGTTCTTTAAATGCAAAGTAGAGAAATAGCAGGGTGAGCAACAGCAGGGAGAATCCATCTATAACGTGAACAAGAATGAAACCGTAATGACTCATGTAGTAAATCAATGAAGGCACTGCAGAAAGATATTTTATGGGGAGGAACAACTCAAGATTTATAGTCATCCCTAACCAGAACTGAAGACTGACAAAGACTAAGAAAATTATAGTAATTGTTCTCATGCGTTCTAAATTCATGAGATATCCCATTGATCTTGACCATCTAAAATGGTCCAAACCACCCTATCATGTTTCTAATATTAATATTTTCTTGTATCCTTTTAGAAAATGCGAGCATTGATATTGCCACTCTACCTCTTGCCGATGCGTTTCTGAATATTTTAGATAGTTCTTCCTTAGTTGGCACTCTTTCGTTCATTATTGTTGGATTTACATTCTCATTAGCTATGTTAACATCAAGAACAGTATTAATACCATTAAACTTCAACCATGATCTTATTACTTTTTTGAACCTTATGATATAAGATCCTGCTTTACCTTCTTTTTCTAATTTTCTAACAAAATCCATAAATGTGTCTCTAAATTCTGGATTCTTAGCCTCTTTTAATATTTTATCGGGTGTTGTATTTTAGAGCTTGCAATATAAACCTAGGGCTCTTCTATATACTGTTGCAGTAAGTATAGATTTTGCTTTTAGATTTTCAAACCATCTTCTTACTTTTTGGTCTTTCATCATATTTTCATATTTTGATTCAAATGTCATAAATCATGTTCTAACTTACTTGTTAATAAAGTATTCGATTAGAGTTTTAAACGGGCCCGAGGGGATTTGAACCCCTGATAGCTGGCTTAGAAGGCCAGTGCCTTATCCAAACTAGGCCACGAGCCCTGTGAAATGTTTTTTTACCAGCCGCGATCTTGCAATTTCTGATCTGCCGGTATTGTCGAAATGTCCGTGCCTTTCATTGCAGACAATCCCTTCGATACCTCTGCTATTATTGTAGGATCATCATAGTGCTCTACCGCATCAACTATGGCTTTTCCGATCTCTACCGGATTTGGAGACTTGAATATTCCAGATCCCACAAATACGCCGTCTGCTCCAAGCTCCATCATCAACGCCGCATCTGCAGGAGTGGCAATGCCGCCCGCAGCAAAATTGACCACGTTCAACCTTCCCAGTTTCCTGATCTCTTTCAGGGTTTCATAAAGACCTTTGTTAATCTCTTCAATTGTATATTTTGAGAACACTATATCTCCCTTTTTAAATGAAATGGTTTCCCCGTTAAACTCTCGAATCTGGCTCTCAAGAATTAAATAGCTAGATGCATATTTTTCAGCAATACTGTATAAATCATCATCGTCCTTCAATTTCAGATCTGCTATCGCCCTGCTTACAAGTCT
Coding sequences within it:
- the acs gene encoding acetate--CoA ligase; translation: MKNEIKKEDKTKENETLPTDQIHTPSSERYRSVIKKSMENPEEFWSDAAQIINWYKKWDKVLDDSNPPFYKWFTGGKLNITYNALDRHVNSGKRNVAAFIWIAEDGSEQIVTYEGLYHRVNTFARALLDMGLKRGDVILIYLPMILELPVAMLAAARIGVTFSVVYSGFGAQAIADRIKDSGAKLVITADGGYRRGKIIELKKIVDEALTFTSTIQQVIVVKRTGKDINIVEGRDYWWNDVANNINAKVTPEEMDSNDPLYILYTSGTTGKPKGAIHSTGGYAVYVANTLRWAFDPKPDDRWWCAADIGWVTGHSYIVFAPLILGLTSIMYEGAIDFPEPDRMWAIIEKYKVNILYTTPTALRMLMKFGDNYPLRHNLDSLRVLGTVGEPINPAAWQWYYNVIGKSKCPIVDTYWQTETGGFVISPALAFGFESLKSGSATYPMPGIDPVILDENGKEVPTGSKGYLVFKKPWPGLMLTINKDPERFKNVYFSKFPGMYMTGDYAMKDEDGYFWLLGRADEVLKVSGHRIGTIEIEDALVGISNIAEAAVFGKPDEVKGDAIVAFVTLKSGADFTPNIVNEIKLQIRERLGPIMVPEEIHPVKLLPKTRSGKIMRRVVKAVYLNNLPGDITTLEDGASLDEIKSAIESFKKEVT
- a CDS encoding DUF169 domain-containing protein, with translation MVSEDFLVISKNVVESVEKIRAALGIDKEAVGVKYTDEPPATTLDEGKYAVCGGILEATNGKVIMLSSETCSCPGGKSHLGLSERREVPLKMLVEGEKLWCDVKTATRSFIESEKIAKPPLGIARKVYLYPVTKAVFVPDLIIFLVNAEQVSRLVTLAQFWDGKTPSFEMRGSLCWSSITYPLVSGNFNVTAGDISARRMAGFDKNIMFATVPLEKVQGIANAIDKSTAGTAKQSREFSRMTEQIRTK
- a CDS encoding acetate uptake transporter, with protein sequence MAEKELANPAPLGLAGFALTTIILSLYNAKILPAAGVGIVVPIAFAYGGMAQIFAGMWEMKSGNTFGYVAFSTYGAFWIAYALLLWTLGAGILSIGSGSTESDAVAIFLTMFGVFTFYMWIASFKTNWTLWTVFLLLWITFFLLAIGDFEDSSNTVVAGGYIGILTAIAAFYASAAQVINSTFGKTVAPIGGKPIKD
- the priS gene encoding DNA primase catalytic subunit PriS; its protein translation is MNPNVIKEFENYYKNLKVHLPPRFTAREFGFMFFDKDYVSRHIKFSREVEVRDFLITRVPSHAYYSTAYYKVPDANSMDEKLWLGADLVFDLDADHVPSAKDKTYEQMLENIKEELKKLVNNFLISDFGLNENAINIFFSGGRGYHVHIRKDDFISLKSKERREIVSYIRGSGLTRSDLFSEHVKNKKGEKSISFVSMSEYGWSGKFAKQSREYLKSLLSDYESGNIEKIKDQISEHPEISDPAVKELFEDNGKKVKMILNTGSFDVLSYKTAKFLSDLLETKVFASMKGEIDEPVTTDIHRLIRLPGSLHGKTGFVVTAVKYKDLDSFEPLVDAIAPVFINRYMKIRMLQPLQIKINDENFDLKESEIIDAPVYLAVFCALRNIAEIV